In the genome of Cercospora beticola chromosome 2, complete sequence, one region contains:
- a CDS encoding uncharacterized protein (antiSMASH:Cluster_7~SMCOG1034:cytochrome P450) — MLQKKDKPPYLQLFVAALIFVSIAIFLLPRLHQARSLRGLLFWIAVNGSLAFAIDRLILYPYFRSPLRKGFPLVFNGRLWCFNEALAALMEPSRGQTALSWFTKFQDEDAIRIYDPIIGDIVMPISPEALRDGLANQFQDYQKSPGLAKLYSLFGGKSVVFTSGTEYTKFKKAIHPLFSIQLVRKMHKISWDNAETLTDTLIERGMQKGFHDPWPTLFRYVLDSAGEGLLSYKFQALGSAWDSTPVKILQKAATPNRYSDLYNATSLFTPPGLLQSLPTRQMKSVNRAAQTLRNFGSKILEHAKELNQLSDKEPDDVLRRLAAEKNLTDEDIVESILTFLTAGAETTSAALAWSLHLLTLPENVQYQTELRTELQNRFEGIDADIPTHMDLANIPILHGIVQETLRLHPSVPLLPYVANRDTQMAGQFIPKGTTILYWIWALNRNPTHWGSNAGAMDPYRWINTDEHGVQRLNKHGGASSNYGFMSFFHGPRYCIGKEVSKATIRAAIARLILDFEISRDLSITLEPIPGGIGIVRPCKNLKLNFKPILAPQIQRHDSAHEVDV; from the exons ATGCTGCAAAAGAAAGACAAACCGCCATACCTGCAGCTCTTCGTGGCAGCTTTGATTTTCGTTTCAATCGCAATATTTCTGCTCCCTCGGCTTCATCAAGCGCGGAGCCTGCGCGGATTGCTTTTCTGGATTGCTGTCAATGGATCTCTGGCTTTCGCAATAGATCGATTGATCTTATACCCTTACTTCCGTAGTCCTCTTAGAAAAGGGTTTCCTCTCGTCTTC AATGGAAGACTCTGGTGTTTCAATGAAGCCTTGGCTGCTTTGATGGAGCCCTCTCGTGGCCAGACAGCGCTATCTTGGTTCACCAAATTCCAAGACGAAGACGCGATTCGAATCTACGACCCGATCATTGGGGACATTGTCATGCCAATAAGCCCTGAAGCGCTCCGAGACGGCCTTGCAAACCAGTTCCAGGACTACCAAAAGTCACCAGGCCTTGCCAAACTCTACTCCCTTTTTGGTGGGAAGAGCGTCGTTTTCACAAGTGGCACCGAATACACGAAGTTCAAGAAAGCTATCCATCCCCTCTTCTCCATTCAACTCGTTCGGAAAATGCATAAGATCTCTTGGGACAATGCGGAAACGCTCACGGATACGCTCATCGAGCGAGGCATGCAGAAGGGGTTCCATGACCCTTGGCCTACACTGTTTAGATATGTTCTCGACAGTGCAGGGGAGGGGCTTTTGTCGTACAAGTTCCAGGCACTAGGGTCCGCATGGGATAGCACTCCGGTGAAGATCTTGCAAAAAGCTGCCACGCCTAATCGTTATTCCGATCTATACAATGCAACTTCTCTGTTTACGCCGCCAGGACTCCTCCAGTCGCTTCCCACGCGCCAAATGAAGTCCGTCAACCGAGCAGCGCAGACTCTTCGAAATTTTGGCAGTAAAATTCTGGAGCATGCGAAGGAATTGAATCAGCTCAGCGATAAAGAACCCGACGATGTACTGCGGAGGCTTGCAGCGGAAAAGAATCTTACAGAcgaagatatagtagagtcgATCTTGACTTTCTTGACAGCTGGAGCTGAGACGACATCTGCGGCGCTGGCATGGTCTTTACACTTGCTCACGTTGCCCGAAAATGTACAGTACCAGACTGAACTTCGGACAGAGCTCCAGAACAGATTCGAAGGCATAGATGCAGATATTCCGACCCACATGGACCTCGCAAATATACCAATATTGCATGGCATCGTTCAGGAGACCCTGAGACTGCACCCTTCAGTCCCCTTACTGCCCTATGTTGCAAACCGAGATACGCAGATGGCTGGACAATTCATCCCCAAGGGAACAACCATACTGTACTGGATCTGGGCTCTCAACCGCAACCCTACACACTGGGGCTCCAACGCAGGAGCCATGGATCCATATAGATGGATCAATACGGACGAGCACGGCGTACAACGTCTCAATAAACACGGAGGTGCTTCAAGCAATTACGGTTTCATGTCTTTTTTCCATGGACCCAGGTACTGCATCGGAAAAGAGGTCAGCAAAGCCACGATACGGGCAGCCATCGCGAGATTGATCCTAGACTTCGAGATTTCCCGCGATTTGTCTATCACTTTGGAGCCCATTCCAGGAGGTATAGGAATTGTGAGGCCTTGCAAGAATCTGAAATTGAACTTCAAGCCCATCTTGGCCCCGCAGATTCAGAGACACGATAGTGCTCACGAGGTCGATGTATGA